The DNA sequence GTTAGCTGGATTATGAAGCGGTCCAAGTTCAAAACACTCTTCAACCGCCTGTTTGACCTCTTCATTCACAAGCACGGAGCCGGACACTTTTTCTCCACCATGGAGCACTCTGTGCCCTACAGCATCAATTTCTTCCAGTGACGTTAAAACACCAAAATTCGGATCGATCACAGCCTGTAAAACCAATTTGATCGCAGCTGTATGATCCGGCAAATCAGCAACAATGACCTCTTTTTCTCCACCTTTCGGACGATGAGTAAGCATCGCTCCGGGAAGCCCGATTCTTTCCACCAGGCCTTTTGCCATCGCACTCTTCGTTTCCATATCCATCATCTGGTATTTGAGCGATGAGCTGCCGCAATTTAGCACGAGAATCTTCACAAATTACACTCCTTTACTCTCTTCCACCAATCAAGATACATTGCCTATATAATATTGTATTTTTTTCTCTTTCTTATCTTTGTATACTCCGGTTATATAAATCACATATAGGAATACCCTAAATATGAGTGAAATAAAATAAACAATATATGAACTGATTATAAAGAGTCTATCATATCTTTGTGCCCTGTCAACCCCATTTTGGTGTTCCATTCTAAATACGCTAAAGGATGGTGACGACTGCCTTGCCATTCCTGAGAATCCTGCTCTTTTTAATACTTGCCGCCTGTATGTTCATTTATCCTCAGGAAGTATTGAGTTCTGCCTCCAAAGGCTTAACGCTTTGGGTAAATTATATCTTGCCGGCCTTATTTCCATTCTTCATTGTCTCTGAACTTCTTCTGCAGCTTGGCCTGGTCAACTTTCTAGGAGTCTTGCTCGAACCACTGATGCGTCCTGTTTTCCGTCTGCCGGGCAAAGCCTCTTTTGTTTTGGCCATGACACATACTTCGGGGATTCCGATTGGAGCGATACTGACATGCAAACTCAGGAAAAACGGAGATATTACACGGATCGAAGGGGAAAGACTTCTTGCTTTTACTAGCAATCCCAGTCCAGGTTTTATGTTCGGGGCAGTGGCGTCGGGGATGCTTGGAAACCCTGCTCTGGGTATTATTATTGCAGGATCTGTTTATCTGGCCAACCTGCTGGTCGGTTTAATTTTTCGTAATTATGGTGTTTCATCCGAAAAGCCTATTCCAAGAACGAATTCTTCCTGGAGAAAGGCTTTGCGTGAATTAAAAAACCTCCAACAAAACAATAAAACCATTGGCGCATTATTGGCTGATGCAGTCAGGGAAAGTACGTCAACGATTATCCTGGTTGGAGGATATATCATTTTTTTCTCTGTAATAACCCATCTTCTAACAGTAACGCATCTGAGCTCCGTTCTAGCCGACACATTCCATTTCCTCTCGGCCGGATCCATTTCTGTTCTGGAAGCAAATGCCATCATCCAGGGATTCCTGGAAACCACCTTGGGCTGTAATGCAGCCGTCCAGGCCTTTTCATCCCTGAACAGCAAGATTGGGGTTCTGGCCTTGCTGCTTGGATGGGGGGGGATTTCTGTTTTTGCACAGGTATCCAGCTTTACAGTGTCGACAGACCTTCGGCTCCTTCCATTTGTAGCCGGCAGAACCATCCATTCCATTTTGGCGCTTCTGATCAGTCAGCTGCTGCTAAAATTCAGCGATATTCCAACCTCCGGCCTCCCTGTACAGCTAACTGGAGGTGATGCTTCCTGGCTGTTGTCCTTAAGATGGAGCAGCCTGTATTTTGGCCTATGCATTTTGGCTCTGCTTTTCATTGTCTTCATGATTGGAATATGGAAAAAAGTGCACCGCCATTAAGATAAATTTGTTTATTCCTGCTCCATGGTCTGAACCCGTTCATCCCAGCGGGCCATGGCATTTAATTCTTCCCGGCTGGCTTTGATGGATTGAAAAGCCTCTCCCATTTTTGATTCAATATCCTGAAGCAGATCATCGGAATATTTCAAAGCGCCTAATTTTACTTCGCGGGAATACTGCTGCGCCTTTAAGACAATTTCTTCGGCATAAGCCCGGGATTGAGCAACAATCTCATTTTCCTGAAGCAGCTGGTCAGCCTGCTTTTGCGCCCGGTCTACAATTCTCTGCCCATCGCTGCGAGCTTCTTCCATATAGCGGTCTCTTTCAGCCAAAACATAATTCGCCTGTTTGATTTCCTCGGGCAGAACGGAACGAATTCCATCCAATATTTCTAATACTGTTTCTTCATCAACCATGATCTTGCCGGTTAAAGGCACCTTGGTTCCATGGTCAAGCACTTCTTCCAACTGTTCAATGAGATCAATCAAATGATTTTCCAAAGGAATTATCCCTCCTCATGCTCTTCTTTGTTCTGAATAAACCATAACCTGGTATCTCCATATTCTCTTGTTAACCTTATCTCCAGAGGATCTATCGCATCATCAATGGTTTCGTCTGAAGAAGTTTCAATGATAATGACTCCACTGGGATTTAACACAGGATGCGTCTGCAAATAGGCAAGGGCCATGTTGGCCAGTCCCCGCCGATAAGGCGGATCAAGAAAAATTAAGTCAAAGCGTTCCTGAACTGCTTGTTTAAAAAAATTCATTGCGTCCATCCGGAGTATGCTGGTCCTTGGTGCTGCCCCTAGAATTTCGGCATTCTTTCTGATTGTCTCCAGGGCTGAAGTATCTTTCTCAACCAGAACAGCATGACGGGCCCCCCTGGACAAAGCTTCAAAGGAAAGGTTTCCGGTTCCCGCAAAAAGATCCAGCACTCTGGCGTTCATTACCTTGCCGGCAAGAATATTGAAAATCGCCCCTTTGACTTTATCGGAAGTCGGACGGGTATCCATGCCTTTAACAGTTTTTAAATTGCGGCCTTTCCATTGCCCTGAAATAATTCGCACGATGTTTAATCCTCTGAGTATGATGTCTTCACTATATCCTTTTATTATACAATGATCTAACCTGATTTAAATATTTTTTTACAGGATACTTCCATTT is a window from the Dehalobacter sp. DCA genome containing:
- a CDS encoding ATPase, with translation MENHLIDLIEQLEEVLDHGTKVPLTGKIMVDEETVLEILDGIRSVLPEEIKQANYVLAERDRYMEEARSDGQRIVDRAQKQADQLLQENEIVAQSRAYAEEIVLKAQQYSREVKLGALKYSDDLLQDIESKMGEAFQSIKASREELNAMARWDERVQTMEQE
- the ylbJ gene encoding sporulation integral membrane protein YlbJ: MVTTALPFLRILLFLILAACMFIYPQEVLSSASKGLTLWVNYILPALFPFFIVSELLLQLGLVNFLGVLLEPLMRPVFRLPGKASFVLAMTHTSGIPIGAILTCKLRKNGDITRIEGERLLAFTSNPSPGFMFGAVASGMLGNPALGIIIAGSVYLANLLVGLIFRNYGVSSEKPIPRTNSSWRKALRELKNLQQNNKTIGALLADAVRESTSTIILVGGYIIFFSVITHLLTVTHLSSVLADTFHFLSAGSISVLEANAIIQGFLETTLGCNAAVQAFSSLNSKIGVLALLLGWGGISVFAQVSSFTVSTDLRLLPFVAGRTIHSILALLISQLLLKFSDIPTSGLPVQLTGGDASWLLSLRWSSLYFGLCILALLFIVFMIGIWKKVHRH
- the rsmD gene encoding 16S rRNA (guanine(966)-N(2))-methyltransferase RsmD: MLRGLNIVRIISGQWKGRNLKTVKGMDTRPTSDKVKGAIFNILAGKVMNARVLDLFAGTGNLSFEALSRGARHAVLVEKDTSALETIRKNAEILGAAPRTSILRMDAMNFFKQAVQERFDLIFLDPPYRRGLANMALAYLQTHPVLNPSGVIIIETSSDETIDDAIDPLEIRLTREYGDTRLWFIQNKEEHEEG